One genomic window of Sulfuricurvum sp. includes the following:
- a CDS encoding efflux RND transporter permease subunit — protein sequence MHIPHSYQPKDSAGKLAKAFLRNPLTPILGIFLLVIGYMALMLMPREENPQMVVSGSTVIIALPGATASEVENVIVKPLERKLKEIKGVEHIYGMAMDNVAVINAAFFIGEAKEDSNLKIYDKIMQNMSILPKGAMQPIIKPLDIDVDIPIVSVAFYSNNPKMDPTVLYDHVKEIQHHINGLPNVAVTDIKGAKKHQYNVLVDMNRLAGYNLSLGQIVQATQSLAYNVPEIKGKTQDNKIVMIGVRNAIESVEDVGNIIVAQYGGSAIYLRDVATISNGQDIQNFKSALVSVKGEDGKFSPLKDQVTLTVSKLQGTNAVIIAEAVKTELEKYKEQMKSEGISYVITRNDGERANEAVNELVFHLILSIVIIAILLVFVLGWRESLIVTFTVPAILAITLFIAYLTGQTINRITLFAFLLSLGLLVDAAIIVIENIHRHFHAPGAADRDADELMIEATDEIGAPTNIATLAIILTMVPMAFVGQMMGQFMKPIPANVPVALVASLFVAYIFTPYLAIRLLKKPEHHGDSH from the coding sequence ATGCACATCCCTCACTCTTACCAGCCTAAAGACTCTGCCGGAAAACTCGCAAAGGCTTTTTTACGCAACCCACTAACGCCGATTCTCGGGATATTTCTCCTTGTCATCGGATATATGGCGCTAATGTTGATGCCGCGCGAAGAGAATCCCCAAATGGTGGTCAGCGGTTCCACGGTTATCATTGCCCTCCCCGGAGCAACTGCCAGTGAAGTCGAAAACGTTATCGTAAAGCCGCTTGAGCGCAAACTCAAAGAGATCAAAGGGGTCGAACACATCTACGGTATGGCCATGGATAACGTCGCCGTTATCAACGCCGCATTCTTCATCGGTGAAGCCAAAGAAGACTCGAATCTCAAAATCTACGACAAAATCATGCAAAACATGAGCATTCTTCCCAAAGGGGCCATGCAGCCGATCATCAAACCGCTTGACATTGATGTCGATATCCCTATCGTGTCGGTCGCCTTTTATTCCAACAATCCGAAAATGGATCCGACCGTACTCTACGATCATGTCAAAGAGATTCAGCATCACATCAACGGTCTTCCCAACGTCGCCGTAACCGACATTAAGGGAGCAAAAAAACATCAGTACAATGTATTGGTCGATATGAACCGTTTAGCAGGTTACAACCTCTCTCTCGGTCAAATCGTTCAAGCAACCCAATCGTTGGCGTATAATGTTCCTGAAATCAAAGGAAAAACGCAAGACAATAAAATTGTGATGATCGGGGTTCGTAACGCAATAGAGAGCGTCGAAGACGTAGGCAACATTATTGTCGCCCAATACGGCGGTTCGGCAATCTATCTGCGTGATGTTGCAACCATTTCCAATGGTCAGGACATCCAAAACTTTAAATCAGCTCTTGTCAGCGTCAAAGGTGAAGACGGGAAATTCTCTCCGTTGAAAGATCAAGTAACATTGACGGTATCGAAACTTCAAGGGACCAATGCCGTTATTATCGCTGAAGCGGTCAAAACGGAACTCGAAAAATACAAAGAGCAAATGAAGAGTGAGGGGATCAGCTACGTCATCACACGAAATGATGGAGAACGTGCTAACGAAGCCGTTAACGAACTCGTATTCCATCTGATCCTCTCGATCGTGATTATCGCTATTTTGTTGGTATTCGTACTCGGCTGGCGCGAATCGTTGATCGTCACCTTTACCGTTCCGGCGATTTTGGCGATTACCCTCTTTATCGCCTATCTGACCGGGCAAACGATCAACCGGATCACCCTCTTTGCCTTTTTGCTCAGCCTCGGGCTTCTGGTCGATGCGGCGATTATCGTTATCGAAAATATTCACCGCCACTTCCATGCACCCGGTGCAGCGGATCGGGATGCCGATGAATTGATGATTGAAGCGACCGATGAGATCGGTGCTCCGACCAATATCGCGACTTTGGCGATTATCCTTACGATGGTTCCGATGGCGTTTGTCGGCCAAATGATGGGTCAATTTATGAAACCGATTCCTGCCAATGTTCCGGTAGCACTCGTGGCATCCTTGTTTGTTGCCTATATTTTTACCCCGTATTTGGCAATACGATTGCTGAAAAAACCCGAACACCACGGAGACTCTCACTGA
- the efp gene encoding elongation factor P, translating to MATVGMGDIKKGVRLEITGVPYKVVEFQHVKPGKGAAFVRCKVKSFLNGKVIEKTIHAGDKFEVPNLVHSTMQFLYDDGEMLQFMDNESYEQLGLTYEQCEDAMKWIKDGTNVQMIFHNGNAISVEAPEIMELKIVETPPNFKGDTSSASKKPATLETGAVVQVPYHVLEGDIIRVNTVEGEYMEKVK from the coding sequence ATGGCAACAGTCGGTATGGGTGATATCAAAAAAGGTGTACGTTTGGAGATTACGGGCGTTCCGTATAAAGTCGTCGAGTTTCAACACGTTAAACCGGGTAAAGGGGCGGCGTTTGTCCGTTGTAAAGTAAAGAGTTTTTTGAACGGTAAAGTGATCGAAAAAACCATTCATGCAGGTGATAAATTCGAAGTACCGAATCTTGTGCATTCAACAATGCAATTTTTGTATGATGACGGTGAAATGCTTCAGTTTATGGATAACGAGAGCTATGAACAACTCGGTCTTACGTACGAACAATGCGAAGATGCAATGAAATGGATCAAAGACGGTACCAATGTTCAAATGATCTTTCATAACGGCAATGCAATCAGTGTCGAAGCACCTGAAATCATGGAACTTAAAATCGTTGAAACTCCGCCGAACTTCAAAGGCGATACGTCAAGTGCTTCTAAAAAACCGGCTACGCTTGAAACCGGTGCAGTGGTTCAAGTCCCTTATCATGTCCTTGAGGGTGATATTATTCGTGTTAACACCGTTGAGGGTGAATACATGGAAAAAGTAAAATAA
- a CDS encoding TolC family protein, translated as MTALSRVFSASLLIGSCHLMASGLSLPAALEILENNNLEIRSANLDVRSASSDTAIAKGYNYGSLDFTETASRSNDAGNVFGFKLSSREATFRDFSADEFMAGIGYDTPPSRLNYPGYQNYFQSKLTYMLPLYTGGKLSAYSDISEKMEKIKKLDAEQMKTEKRYELRKSYYDMALLQNSLDHMKIIHKNITTLEHTTDMMIQEGYAKKVDLLEVEARKANVERSITEMEANKKLLYHYISFLLNENVTEIELPKKDYPSSAVSESDVLANNTDLQKASQGLEIREKMVDVAYAPFLPQIGAFAEASSADNTFLGNFNDHKAFTIGAKLSWNLFNGAIDNNSLEKARIEKLKTVTQVELAKKGIALQYDKIRTEIESLNSQITSLEKELELSDQIYKNYEGRYHEHLASMSDVIIKQSQQIEKVLNLQAVKNKRNERIFALEKLSNGVK; from the coding sequence ATGACAGCCCTTTCACGTGTCTTCAGCGCATCGCTCTTGATCGGTTCATGCCATCTCATGGCTTCGGGCCTTTCGCTCCCTGCCGCGTTGGAAATTTTAGAAAACAACAACCTTGAAATCCGTTCTGCCAATCTCGACGTCCGAAGTGCTTCAAGTGATACGGCAATCGCAAAAGGCTACAATTACGGCTCACTCGATTTTACCGAGACAGCAAGCCGCTCAAATGATGCAGGAAATGTTTTTGGCTTTAAACTCAGTTCACGGGAAGCAACATTTAGAGATTTCAGTGCGGATGAGTTTATGGCAGGTATCGGATATGATACACCACCTAGTCGTTTAAATTATCCCGGCTACCAAAACTATTTTCAAAGCAAACTGACCTATATGCTTCCTCTTTACACAGGAGGCAAACTCAGCGCGTACAGTGATATCAGTGAAAAGATGGAAAAGATCAAAAAACTCGATGCAGAACAGATGAAAACTGAAAAACGCTATGAATTGCGCAAAAGCTATTACGATATGGCACTCCTTCAAAACAGTCTCGATCATATGAAAATAATCCATAAAAATATTACGACACTGGAACATACTACCGATATGATGATCCAAGAAGGGTATGCCAAAAAAGTCGATCTTCTCGAAGTAGAAGCCCGAAAGGCGAACGTTGAGCGCAGTATCACCGAAATGGAAGCGAATAAAAAGCTCCTTTACCATTACATCAGCTTCCTTTTGAATGAAAATGTCACTGAAATTGAACTCCCGAAAAAAGATTACCCCTCATCAGCCGTCAGTGAATCAGACGTATTGGCAAACAATACCGATTTGCAAAAAGCGTCTCAAGGGTTGGAAATCCGTGAAAAAATGGTTGATGTGGCCTATGCCCCTTTTCTCCCTCAAATCGGTGCATTTGCAGAAGCTTCCAGTGCAGATAATACATTCTTAGGAAATTTTAACGATCATAAAGCGTTTACGATCGGTGCAAAACTCAGTTGGAATCTCTTTAACGGTGCAATTGATAATAACAGCCTCGAAAAAGCCCGTATCGAAAAGCTTAAAACCGTGACACAGGTAGAACTCGCCAAAAAAGGGATTGCGCTACAATACGACAAAATCCGTACCGAAATCGAGAGCCTGAACTCTCAAATTACCAGTCTTGAAAAAGAGTTGGAACTTTCCGATCAAATCTACAAAAATTACGAGGGACGGTATCACGAGCACCTCGCATCGATGAGCGACGTGATCATCAAGCAATCACAGCAAATCGAAAAAGTATTAAATTTGCAAGCGGTTAAAAATAAACGTAACGAGCGTATTTTCGCTCTTGAAAAACTAAGTAACGGAGTTAAATAA
- a CDS encoding EAL domain-containing protein translates to MSHFLNISLLYVEDEEGIRNSVARTLSMITDKIATAENGVQALEYLKSHTVDLIITDIRMPEMDGLSFIEKLRLKGIDTPVIITSAFNEIEFLNKAIDLKVEKFINKPIRVTDLIEVISRIAEIIENKRQLRIRIQELEHYRQAIDQTNFVIRITNDGTIIDINKDLKNYFNNHCCIKHPLLTIKDFFTSEVSEEILKYCNDYKVLSKTVSLTMDNERYTVLFTAFASRLEENSIQEISIMISDITPVVKEKEETINRLYTDPLTGLPNRIKLFEELAKNESTMALLLIDIENFSNINHLYGFEAGDEILLHMAHILKDYWPDQRPRTLYRTDTDHFVILTEKMANFERDTAEDLALKLIKRIENENFVIAKTLSINIGVTMAASCIGEHDLFSEASMALTVAKSRKVPFMCFADLNGIREMFKSNLIMQNKIKTALSEDLIVNYYQPIVDSSGSLVKYEALVRMIDPEEPNNIFTPFHFLDIARQSKNYPLLTRKVMTNAFRDFGESSIDFSINLSFDDIANPETTTCLEELFQRYPKANVTLEILESEGLKDIDETLRFFNYMKGFGAKIAIDDFGSGYSNFAYFFDMPLDILKIDGSVVKRIHEYRGYLALETIVKFANNLGVKTVAEFVEDATIFDKLKTLGVDMFQGYYFAQPKPFEAL, encoded by the coding sequence ATGAGTCATTTTCTAAATATCTCTCTTCTCTACGTCGAGGATGAAGAAGGGATCCGTAATTCAGTTGCCCGAACTCTTTCGATGATAACAGATAAGATAGCCACTGCAGAGAATGGTGTTCAAGCCTTGGAATATCTCAAATCCCATACGGTTGATCTTATTATCACCGATATACGGATGCCTGAAATGGACGGACTCAGCTTCATCGAAAAACTTCGACTGAAGGGGATCGATACACCGGTTATCATCACATCCGCATTTAATGAGATCGAATTTCTGAACAAAGCGATTGATCTCAAAGTGGAAAAATTTATCAATAAACCGATACGTGTTACTGATTTGATCGAAGTTATTAGCCGTATAGCCGAGATTATTGAGAATAAGCGGCAGCTTCGAATTCGTATACAAGAGCTTGAGCATTATCGTCAGGCTATCGATCAAACCAATTTTGTCATCCGTATTACAAATGATGGAACCATTATCGATATAAATAAAGACCTCAAAAACTATTTTAATAATCACTGCTGCATAAAGCACCCTTTGTTAACCATCAAAGATTTTTTTACTTCTGAAGTGAGTGAAGAGATACTAAAGTATTGCAATGATTATAAAGTATTGAGTAAAACGGTGTCACTTACAATGGATAATGAGCGTTATACCGTTTTATTTACCGCTTTTGCTTCTAGACTCGAAGAAAATAGTATCCAAGAAATCTCAATAATGATCAGTGATATTACCCCTGTTGTCAAAGAGAAAGAAGAGACGATCAATCGGCTCTATACTGACCCGCTGACAGGTCTTCCAAACCGTATCAAACTGTTTGAAGAGTTGGCCAAAAATGAATCGACTATGGCTCTTCTACTGATTGATATTGAAAATTTTTCTAATATTAATCATCTGTACGGTTTCGAAGCCGGAGATGAAATACTGCTGCACATGGCCCACATATTAAAAGATTATTGGCCGGATCAACGTCCTAGAACTCTTTATCGTACCGATACCGACCATTTTGTGATTCTAACCGAAAAAATGGCAAACTTTGAGCGCGATACGGCGGAAGATCTCGCACTCAAACTCATTAAACGGATCGAAAATGAGAATTTTGTCATTGCGAAGACTCTTAGCATCAATATCGGTGTCACCATGGCCGCCAGCTGTATCGGAGAACATGATCTTTTCAGTGAAGCATCGATGGCATTAACGGTTGCTAAGAGTCGCAAAGTACCGTTTATGTGTTTTGCCGACCTCAATGGAATTCGGGAGATGTTTAAATCCAATCTCATTATGCAGAATAAGATAAAAACCGCATTGAGTGAAGATCTGATTGTTAACTACTATCAGCCGATTGTAGATAGCAGTGGCTCGTTGGTTAAATACGAAGCGCTCGTACGTATGATAGATCCCGAAGAACCGAACAACATATTCACACCCTTTCATTTTCTGGATATAGCACGACAATCAAAAAACTATCCCTTATTAACCCGTAAAGTAATGACGAACGCATTTAGAGATTTTGGTGAGAGTTCTATTGATTTTAGTATTAATCTCTCTTTTGATGATATCGCCAATCCAGAAACCACAACTTGTTTAGAAGAGCTGTTTCAACGCTATCCCAAAGCCAATGTCACATTGGAGATTTTAGAAAGCGAAGGATTAAAAGATATTGATGAAACCCTCCGTTTTTTCAATTATATGAAAGGGTTTGGAGCCAAGATTGCTATCGATGACTTTGGAAGCGGATATTCCAATTTTGCCTATTTCTTCGACATGCCGCTGGATATCTTGAAAATTGACGGTTCTGTCGTCAAACGGATTCATGAATACCGGGGGTATCTTGCACTCGAGACGATTGTCAAGTTTGCCAACAACCTTGGCGTGAAAACCGTCGCAGAATTTGTCGAAGATGCGACAATTTTTGATAAACTGAAAACTCTGGGTGTTGATATGTTCCAAGGATACTATTTTGCTCAACCTAAACCTTTTGAGGCACTGTAA
- a CDS encoding DUF1566 domain-containing protein, producing the protein MKKFETDFSLVIVKLSKALLSFILITPAVWGEIHLSTSEDFTQEAAGEYCRSLGSGWRLMSIEEIYHLPKTTPFNTGYSYWSSDQTAADNTEIGTGSQGDGGIIPMLGYSFYPKERNITLSPGWKRISAACTNEVKAQRIREYRITPEGVVDPYSGITWLPLDATDKRVKYTYDDAKEMCSNLTLYGRSWRLPTTDELYGIVDYAFARPTVDMKFFGVMMQRYYWTSDFLNDKEAYVVGFKLGGIATAPKKESVHVRCVSEEIE; encoded by the coding sequence ATGAAAAAGTTCGAGACGGACTTCTCGCTGGTTATTGTGAAACTCTCTAAAGCGCTCCTTTCATTCATTTTAATCACTCCGGCAGTGTGGGGAGAGATTCATTTGTCTACAAGTGAAGACTTTACCCAAGAAGCTGCAGGAGAGTATTGTCGATCGCTTGGAAGCGGGTGGCGTTTGATGAGTATTGAAGAGATTTATCATCTTCCAAAAACCACCCCGTTTAATACCGGATACAGTTATTGGTCGTCGGATCAAACGGCTGCCGATAACACAGAGATCGGAACCGGGAGTCAGGGAGATGGCGGCATTATCCCGATGCTCGGGTACAGCTTTTATCCCAAAGAGCGTAATATTACCCTCTCTCCCGGTTGGAAACGTATCTCAGCAGCCTGTACGAATGAAGTAAAAGCTCAACGAATACGAGAGTATCGTATTACACCGGAAGGGGTTGTCGATCCGTATTCCGGAATTACGTGGCTTCCTCTCGACGCAACCGATAAACGGGTCAAATATACGTATGATGATGCCAAAGAGATGTGCAGCAATCTTACCCTCTATGGGCGTTCATGGCGTCTGCCGACTACGGATGAACTCTACGGTATCGTCGATTACGCGTTTGCCCGCCCTACGGTCGATATGAAGTTTTTCGGAGTCATGATGCAGCGGTATTACTGGACAAGCGATTTTTTGAACGACAAAGAAGCGTACGTCGTAGGATTCAAACTCGGAGGTATCGCAACCGCACCGAAAAAAGAATCGGTGCATGTGCGGTGTGTGAGTGAAGAAATAGAATAG
- a CDS encoding DJ-1 family glyoxalase III, giving the protein MPKVLVPIAEGFEEIEAICIIDILRRGGIEVIMGSLDARLSVKGAHGVIMQADRPIKGLSADDLDMIVLPGGWGGTKALASDATVQNLLKEMDSKGKNIGAICAAPFALNAAGVLKEGYTCYPGIEEEIEVSGFQGDKHAVVESANVMTSRGPGTAICFGLAIVKKLVGKASYEKVRDGLLAGYCETL; this is encoded by the coding sequence ATGCCAAAAGTTTTAGTGCCTATAGCTGAAGGATTTGAAGAAATTGAAGCAATTTGTATCATAGATATTTTGCGTCGAGGTGGGATAGAGGTAATCATGGGGTCACTGGATGCAAGACTTTCCGTCAAAGGGGCACATGGGGTTATTATGCAGGCAGACCGTCCGATCAAAGGGCTAAGTGCCGATGATCTCGACATGATCGTTCTGCCCGGAGGTTGGGGCGGCACAAAAGCGTTGGCTTCCGATGCAACGGTTCAAAACCTGCTCAAAGAGATGGATTCCAAAGGGAAAAATATCGGAGCTATCTGCGCCGCTCCGTTTGCACTGAATGCGGCCGGAGTCCTTAAAGAGGGGTATACCTGCTATCCGGGCATTGAAGAAGAGATCGAAGTATCCGGATTTCAGGGAGATAAGCATGCTGTTGTTGAGAGTGCCAACGTGATGACCTCACGCGGTCCGGGAACGGCAATTTGCTTTGGGCTTGCCATTGTGAAAAAACTTGTCGGAAAAGCTTCGTATGAAAAAGTTCGAGACGGACTTCTCGCTGGTTATTGTGAAACTCTCTAA
- a CDS encoding nitrate- and nitrite sensing domain-containing protein gives MRNYLAHYRFSTKLLLLIVPPLLVIVYLTMGDIMRLYAKYHKLEEMEQSIQISIQVASLVHEIQTERGMSAGYLGSNGAQFAKQLSTQRKNVDIQYDALKALMSHYNKAVCNPKIREACNKLDKIGMIRNKISTYSMSVQQELDFYTRIITLYLNDISSISKDSNDPFQMREIAAYASFLNAKERLGIIRAIGANTFAHHRFEPGMRTKLTMTVAEKKLYLSYFSTYASNKSVAIFNQTMETHSFRELSLLEEMLMESNNDAVFDINPEVWFDLITQKMDVMKNIQQSLSIQMINYINMERSQIYQNLLVTFALYILMFGGIFVIAGYISKELYVENNDQQKILSQQKKILLMHEMIDNNVITSRTDLHGVITDASEAFCQISGYSKEELIGQSHRIIRHPDMPSSLYQELWDTIQVDQTWIGEIKNRKKNGEFYWVKAVISPLFDNNGIKIGYSAIRHDITDEKLLSEEEEKLKVFSLRMTLALQAGNVGIWEWDYASNTLIWDDRMYEIYGIEPLQKSNPYTMWSNAIDHDDKPKVEENLNNAVKNNGEYCADFWITTPNGERRYIRALGKNEVNQSGVAYRMVGINMDITEQKHTEEHLNELVKRETSKRLEQEKLLIQQSKLAAMGEMISMIAHQWRQPLNAVGVLSQEIRLKYQFNALDQKELDLLSEEIQKYLEYMSKTIDDFRNFFKPSKEVKSFDVVKAINDSLSIVGKQLENHNIEIMLDAKCTDNSMDSSQAYVLTGYESEFKQVIINIINNARDAIDDHVKKAPIQHKFIHINVVRSTNEIIITVTDNGGGIPTEMLDTIFIPYISTKEEQQGTGLGLYMSKLIIERNMRGQLSARNTQLGAEFKIVLHVN, from the coding sequence ATGCGTAATTATCTTGCCCACTACCGTTTTAGTACAAAATTATTGCTGCTGATTGTTCCTCCTCTTCTTGTCATCGTCTATTTGACGATGGGCGATATCATGCGTCTATATGCCAAATACCACAAACTTGAAGAGATGGAACAATCGATCCAAATCTCAATCCAAGTTGCATCGCTTGTTCATGAAATACAGACTGAAAGAGGTATGTCAGCTGGTTATCTGGGATCAAACGGCGCACAATTTGCCAAGCAATTGAGTACACAACGCAAAAATGTAGATATTCAATATGATGCCCTTAAGGCACTGATGTCGCATTACAACAAAGCCGTATGCAATCCTAAAATAAGAGAAGCTTGCAACAAGCTCGATAAAATCGGAATGATACGCAACAAAATCAGCACCTACTCCATGAGTGTACAACAGGAACTGGATTTTTATACCCGTATTATTACCTTGTATTTAAATGACATATCCTCAATTTCCAAAGATTCCAACGACCCATTCCAAATGCGTGAAATTGCCGCATACGCAAGTTTCTTGAATGCAAAAGAGCGGTTGGGAATCATACGTGCCATCGGTGCCAATACTTTTGCACACCACCGGTTTGAACCGGGGATGCGTACCAAACTCACGATGACAGTCGCTGAAAAGAAGCTCTACCTTTCCTATTTTTCTACGTATGCAAGTAATAAATCGGTTGCTATTTTTAACCAGACCATGGAAACGCATTCTTTTAGGGAATTGAGTCTGTTGGAAGAGATGCTGATGGAAAGCAATAATGATGCTGTTTTTGACATCAATCCGGAAGTTTGGTTTGATCTCATTACTCAGAAGATGGATGTCATGAAAAATATTCAACAATCGCTTTCCATCCAAATGATCAATTATATCAATATGGAACGTTCCCAAATCTATCAGAATCTGTTAGTTACTTTTGCATTGTATATACTTATGTTTGGGGGAATTTTTGTCATTGCCGGGTACATTTCTAAAGAACTCTATGTAGAAAACAATGATCAGCAGAAAATTCTTTCTCAACAGAAGAAGATACTGCTGATGCATGAGATGATCGACAACAACGTTATTACATCACGCACTGATCTTCATGGGGTTATAACCGATGCTTCCGAAGCATTTTGCCAGATCAGCGGTTATAGCAAAGAAGAACTGATCGGGCAGAGTCACCGTATCATCCGCCATCCGGATATGCCGTCTTCACTTTATCAAGAGTTATGGGACACCATTCAAGTAGATCAAACATGGATAGGCGAGATCAAAAACCGCAAGAAAAACGGGGAGTTTTACTGGGTTAAGGCGGTGATCTCGCCGCTTTTTGACAACAATGGAATCAAGATCGGATATAGCGCTATTCGCCACGATATTACCGATGAAAAACTTCTTTCTGAGGAAGAGGAAAAGCTAAAAGTTTTTTCATTGCGGATGACTTTAGCGTTACAGGCAGGCAATGTCGGTATCTGGGAGTGGGATTATGCCAGTAACACGTTGATATGGGATGATAGAATGTATGAAATATATGGAATTGAACCATTACAAAAAAGCAATCCTTATACGATGTGGAGTAATGCGATAGATCACGATGATAAGCCTAAGGTTGAAGAAAATTTGAACAATGCAGTCAAAAATAACGGCGAATATTGTGCGGATTTTTGGATCACTACTCCTAATGGAGAGAGACGCTATATACGTGCACTGGGGAAAAATGAAGTCAATCAATCGGGTGTTGCTTATCGCATGGTTGGTATCAATATGGATATTACTGAACAAAAACATACGGAAGAGCATCTGAATGAATTGGTAAAAAGAGAGACTTCTAAACGTCTTGAACAGGAAAAGCTTCTTATCCAGCAATCTAAACTTGCCGCTATGGGGGAAATGATCAGCATGATCGCCCATCAATGGCGTCAGCCGTTAAACGCGGTGGGTGTGCTTTCACAGGAGATCCGGCTCAAATACCAGTTTAATGCTTTGGATCAAAAAGAACTCGATCTTCTCAGTGAAGAGATTCAGAAATATTTAGAGTATATGTCAAAAACAATTGATGATTTTCGAAACTTCTTCAAGCCATCCAAAGAAGTCAAATCCTTTGATGTCGTCAAGGCAATAAATGATTCGCTAAGTATTGTGGGGAAACAGCTTGAAAATCATAATATTGAAATTATGCTCGATGCAAAATGTACGGATAATTCTATGGATTCTTCTCAAGCGTATGTTCTAACCGGATATGAAAGTGAATTTAAACAAGTGATCATCAACATCATCAACAATGCACGTGATGCAATTGATGACCATGTAAAAAAAGCTCCTATACAGCATAAATTTATTCATATAAATGTGGTGCGTTCAACAAATGAGATAATTATCACTGTAACCGACAATGGAGGGGGTATTCCAACAGAAATGTTGGATACAATTTTTATTCCTTACATCTCTACTAAAGAAGAGCAGCAGGGAACAGGATTGGGCCTCTATATGTCCAAGCTTATTATCGAACGTAATATGCGCGGGCAATTAAGTGCACGAAACACACAGTTGGGTGCTGAATTTAAAATTGTTTTACATGTAAATTGA
- a CDS encoding DUF3617 domain-containing protein yields MNSKIISGLFLTTLLGLQSLHAETTIRPGVWEYTSTIKSQSGEIEKSMAQMNRQMASLPPEQRKMMEKMMASQGVTQNAKGTTVRVCVTKENTKEGLIPPSDGQCQQKVLRRSGNTVWFKFTCKGNPPSTGEGEFTFVGDNAYKGKTTIRTTSEGKTEVIQMDQTGKWISNDCKKVSSIPTKN; encoded by the coding sequence ATGAACTCTAAAATAATATCCGGTTTATTCCTGACAACGCTGTTAGGTTTGCAGTCTCTTCATGCCGAAACCACTATTCGGCCTGGAGTATGGGAATACACATCTACTATCAAAAGTCAAAGTGGCGAAATAGAAAAATCTATGGCTCAAATGAACCGGCAAATGGCATCACTCCCGCCTGAGCAACGTAAAATGATGGAAAAGATGATGGCTTCGCAGGGTGTTACACAAAATGCCAAAGGGACCACAGTGAGAGTCTGCGTCACAAAAGAAAATACCAAAGAAGGTTTAATACCGCCATCAGATGGACAATGCCAGCAAAAAGTTCTTCGCCGCAGCGGAAATACCGTTTGGTTCAAATTTACCTGCAAAGGAAATCCTCCGAGTACAGGAGAGGGGGAATTCACTTTTGTTGGGGATAATGCGTATAAAGGTAAAACAACTATACGGACAACGTCAGAAGGTAAAACAGAAGTTATACAAATGGATCAAACGGGGAAATGGATTTCAAACGATTGTAAAAAAGTCAGCAGTATTCCGACAAAGAATTGA
- a CDS encoding efflux RND transporter periplasmic adaptor subunit, whose translation MKFWITSLALASTLSAAGLSLSGSVISDNQKMITSRNMGFVTSVNVSEGSRVTKGQLLYTIDSREIDSAKTQVELGIAQAELSLQMYQNQYANLELNLERNKRLLAQDMVSKYEVENLELSKKNLQNMIEIGQRQVNQARARLKEVNNQYNYLNVTAPNNGVVVAKNIKVGEMAMPGMPAIVLSDLNALKIEVEVAENNLQMVPIGQRVKVTIPSVGFVGIGKVSAIIPSSNPMTHSFKIKVSFNAKQTVYPGMYATVDIQ comes from the coding sequence ATGAAATTTTGGATTACCTCTCTCGCCCTCGCCTCAACACTCAGTGCAGCAGGACTCAGCCTCTCCGGAAGCGTTATCAGCGATAACCAAAAGATGATTACCAGCCGTAATATGGGCTTTGTCACCAGTGTTAATGTCTCAGAAGGTTCCCGTGTCACTAAGGGACAACTTTTGTACACTATCGATTCCAGAGAGATCGATTCGGCTAAAACGCAAGTAGAACTCGGCATTGCGCAAGCCGAACTTTCCCTCCAAATGTATCAAAATCAATATGCCAATTTGGAATTGAATTTGGAACGCAACAAACGTTTGCTTGCACAGGATATGGTCTCTAAATATGAGGTGGAAAACCTCGAACTTTCTAAAAAGAATCTCCAGAATATGATTGAAATCGGACAACGACAGGTCAATCAAGCCAGAGCACGGCTTAAAGAGGTCAACAATCAGTACAATTATTTGAATGTCACCGCTCCGAATAACGGTGTTGTCGTCGCCAAAAATATCAAAGTGGGTGAAATGGCAATGCCGGGGATGCCCGCAATCGTACTATCGGATTTAAATGCTCTCAAGATCGAAGTAGAAGTCGCTGAAAACAATTTACAGATGGTGCCGATCGGACAAAGAGTCAAAGTCACTATTCCGTCTGTAGGATTTGTAGGAATCGGAAAAGTAAGTGCCATAATACCGAGTTCAAACCCTATGACCCACTCCTTTAAAATCAAAGTATCGTTCAATGCTAAACAAACCGTTTATCCCGGAATGTACGCTACTGTCGATATCCAGTAG